TATGGTAGCTGACGTAGCAATTCATCGTGATCACCCAGACAATCCACATGCACATGTAATGTTAACTAATCGTCCATTTAACATCGATGGTACTTGGGGATTAAAGGCAAAAACTCAATACATTAAAGATGAAAATGGCAAGCAACTTCTAACTAAAAGTGGGTTCCCAAAACAAAGAAAAATTTGGTTAGTTGATTGGGATAAAAAGGAAAAAATTAATGAGTGGCGGCATAATTGGGCAACAAGTGTTAATCAGTCTTTGGCACAAAAAAATATTCCCGATCGAATTAGCGAAAAATCATTTGTCGATCAAGGAATTCAAGAGACACCTACCCAACATGAAGGGATTAATAGTCAGAGACAAAATAGAAAAGCGTTTAATCAACAAGTTAGCGCACAAAGAAGCGCCCAAGCTAAATATCACAATCTTGACGAAAAGATTAGAAATCATGAACACTTTGACGCTTTAACTGACGAGCTATCATTCTCTGAAAAACACACAATTAGTCATCTAAGTCAGCAATTGAAAGCCTATGTCGATTTAGAACATTTAGATGATAAACAGCGCATGCTGTTTAATTGGAAAAACAGCTTATTAATCAAACATGCCATTGGTGAAGATGTAACCAAGCAACTGCTGACTATTGACCAGCAAACGACATCACTAGCACAAGCTAACCAGTTGTTAAATAAAGTGGTGGAACGAGCAACGAAAAAGCTTTATCCGGAACTTAATTTTGAACAGACAACCGCAGCTGAACGACGGGAACTGATTAAAGAAACTAATAGTGAACAAACGATTTTTAAGGGTAGCAAATTGGCAGAACGGTTAGCGGATATTCGAAGTGACTTATTAACCCAGCAATTATTGACGTTTACCAAGCGGCCATATACCAGCTGGCAGTTAGTTAATCAGCAGGCCCAAACAATTGAGAAGCAATTAACCACGGTCCTAGCCAAACATGGTCACCAGTTAGACGATTTGAAGCATACTGATCGGGGCATACTAGCCGCTTATCAACCAAGCGAACTCGAATTCATTTCTAAAGCGGTGAAAAATTTACGGGTCATGCGGGAAGTTAAAGCCGTGGTGCAAACCCAATACAACAGCATTCTAACGACTGCTTTTCCGGACAGTGACCTAGATAAGCTAGAGACGATTGATAAGGAACAAATCTATACCGCCGTGGTTTACTATGACCCAGAATTAAAGCCATTAAGCGCCGATGATCTTAGTCAATTACAACAGCAGCCAACGGTAGTCTTTACTAGTCAGCAACACCAAGCCGGTTTGAATTACCTGTTAGGTAAAATGGAATTAAAAGATATTCAGGATCATCGACTGCAACGGGTCTTAAAACATGATGGCACCCGGCAACTGTTTATCGGCGAATGTGGCCAAGATCCTAAGTTGGATCACCAACAAATTGAAATGGTGCAAGCCCGTTTGAAACAACAGACAACACGGTTTGATCAATATAAGCAAGCTCAAGTTAAGGACTATCAGGCCATTAATTATTACCCAACTAGCCCGAAAAACTACCTGACTAATATTTTGGACGAAGCCTTAATAACCATTTTATATGCGAAGAACACGGACTATCTAAGAAAGCAGCAACTACGTGGACTAAAGGAGACTGAGTGGGCAATGACGAAAAAGCAGCGGCAACATCAAACTCGAAACCGGCATGAAGATGGGGGCATGCACTTGTAATCACAAAATTAGCGACTGGTTAATTGGTATGAATGGTAGCCCATAATGTATTTTATACTGATAAAAATTTGGTACGTAGAGCGTGCTCGATTAGTTACCTATAGCTGCCAGCCTTGTGTATGGTCTATCAAAGAGACCAGGCAATCAAAAACTTTAAGCCGGAACCCTATTTTGAACTAAATGCTGAAATTCTTGCTAATCAGCAAAAATTCGTGGCAAAATTAGACCCCTATCAGCGATTTAAAGACAAAACAGGGCTAATGACATTCATGCAAGCTAAACACGTTCAGAAAAGCTCACAGGCCGGTTTAATCAAGAACGTCCAAAAGCAAGGCAAGAAGCGTGCTAGTCCCCAACTATTCTCGCTATCCAGTCTGCAAAGTGCCATGAATAAACGTTATCACGCCAGCGCCAGTCAAACCTTAGCGGCCATTCAGAGTTTATACGAAGCCAAGTTCCTTAGTTATCCCCGAACGGATTGTGCCTACATCACTGATGAAGAATTTGATTATTTAGTGGCTAATCTGACGAAGTATCTGGGGTTAGTCTCTAAGCCAGTCGCTTTAACCAATACCACCCCGAATAAACGCTATGTTAATGGGAAAAAGGTTGAAGAACACTATGCCATTATCATGACTAAAGTCGTGCCGACGAAAGATCAATTAGCTGCCTTACCTAAATTACAGCAACAAGTCTATGACTTGGTTTTAAGAACGACGTTAGCGATGTTTGCTGATCCGTACGAGTACGAAGAAACCACCATTATCACCCAAGTTGGTGACGCCAATTTTAAAGCAACCGGTAAGGTCCCAACTAAGCAAGGTTGGCAAGCTTTATTTGATGATCACAAAACCGACCAGCAAGAGGCAGCCACCTTACCGATCGTTCACCAAGGCGACCAAGTTCAAGCGAATCTGCAAACACCGCAAAAAGAAACGACACCACCGGTGCCCTTTACCGAAGGTACCTTAATTACGGCAATGAAGACGGCCGGCAAAACACTTGATGATGAAGAAGCCCAAGCGATTCTTAAAGATGTGCAAGGCAT
This genomic window from Lentilactobacillus buchneri contains:
- the mobQ gene encoding MobQ family relaxase — translated: MAIFHMSFSNISAGKGRSAIASAAYRSGEKLFDDKEGRRYFYARSVIPESFILTPKNAPEWASDREKLWNEVEKKDRKSNSRYAKEFNVALPVELSESEQKELLTKYVQENFVDQGMVADVAIHRDHPDNPHAHVMLTNRPFNIDGTWGLKAKTQYIKDENGKQLLTKSGFPKQRKIWLVDWDKKEKINEWRHNWATSVNQSLAQKNIPDRISEKSFVDQGIQETPTQHEGINSQRQNRKAFNQQVSAQRSAQAKYHNLDEKIRNHEHFDALTDELSFSEKHTISHLSQQLKAYVDLEHLDDKQRMLFNWKNSLLIKHAIGEDVTKQLLTIDQQTTSLAQANQLLNKVVERATKKLYPELNFEQTTAAERRELIKETNSEQTIFKGSKLAERLADIRSDLLTQQLLTFTKRPYTSWQLVNQQAQTIEKQLTTVLAKHGHQLDDLKHTDRGILAAYQPSELEFISKAVKNLRVMREVKAVVQTQYNSILTTAFPDSDLDKLETIDKEQIYTAVVYYDPELKPLSADDLSQLQQQPTVVFTSQQHQAGLNYLLGKMELKDIQDHRLQRVLKHDGTRQLFIGECGQDPKLDHQQIEMVQARLKQQTTRFDQYKQAQVKDYQAINYYPTSPKNYLTNILDEALITILYAKNTDYLRKQQLRGLKETEWAMTKKQRQHQTRNRHEDGGMHL
- a CDS encoding DNA topoisomerase, which translates into the protein MVYQRDQAIKNFKPEPYFELNAEILANQQKFVAKLDPYQRFKDKTGLMTFMQAKHVQKSSQAGLIKNVQKQGKKRASPQLFSLSSLQSAMNKRYHASASQTLAAIQSLYEAKFLSYPRTDCAYITDEEFDYLVANLTKYLGLVSKPVALTNTTPNKRYVNGKKVEEHYAIIMTKVVPTKDQLAALPKLQQQVYDLVLRTTLAMFADPYEYEETTIITQVGDANFKATGKVPTKQGWQALFDDHKTDQQEAATLPIVHQGDQVQANLQTPQKETTPPVPFTEGTLITAMKTAGKTLDDEEAQAILKDVQGIGTSATRANVLEVLKKRGYLVTEKNKLHVSEAGITLCKAVELEPLLTSPEMTAKWEQALQQISTEERTQDNFLSQIKKFVAKLIADVPAQLTGSPTIKQQINHQQQAQKSAEVFLETPQATVLNKQKFYLVKPKQGEDFTLPKKWSSKTLGKTAIKALVTKGETSKLKGFKSKKGKSFAAKLKLDGHKLSFDFD